Proteins encoded in a region of the Scatophagus argus isolate fScaArg1 chromosome 1, fScaArg1.pri, whole genome shotgun sequence genome:
- the fgf4 gene encoding fibroblast growth factor 4 produces MSATSTRSSLPRRFLFSLCWKNKRPEAAFRAGAGMGSVAALGTVLVLVLVTGLAGCVPVLNGTADRLEALYSRSLARIPGEKGGEISRGSDYLLGIKRLRRLYCNVGIGFHIQVLPDGRITGVHNENRHSLLQISPVERGVVTLLGVRSGLFVAMSRRGKLYGSLHYSDECKFREKLLANNYNAYESVAYPRMYIGLSKNGKTKRGNRVSPAMTVTHFLPRI; encoded by the exons ATGAGCGCAACTTCCACACGCTCCTCTCTGCCGCGCCGCTTTTTATTCTCCCTCTGTTGGAAAAACAAACGACCTGAGGCTGCTTTCAGAGCCGGAGCCGGAATGGGCTCTGTGGCGGCCCTAGGGACcgtcctggtcctggtcctggtgACCGGACTGGCGGGATGCGTCCCAGTGCTGAACGGGACGGCGGACCGCTTGGAGGCCCTCTACTCCCGGTCCCTGGCGCGAATCCCGGGGGAGAAGGGGGGGGAGATCAGCCGGGGCAGCGACTACCTCTTGGGAATCAAACGGTTGCGACGCCTCTATTGCAACGTGGGGATCGGGTTTCATATTCAGGTGTTACCGGACGGTAGGATAACGGGCGTACACAACGAAAATCGTCACA GTCTTCTGCAGATCTCTCCGGTGGAGAGAGGAGTAGTGACTCTGCTGGGTGTTCGCAGTGGACTCTTTGTGGCCATGAGCCGGCGAGGAAAGCTATATGGATCT TTACACTACAGCGACGAGTGCAAGTTCAGAGAGAAGCTCCTTGCCAACAATTACAATGCCTATGAGTCAGTGGCCTATCCAAGGATGTACATCGGTCTGAGTAAGAAcggcaaaacaaaaagaggaaaccGAGTGTCACCCGCCATGACAGTGACACATTTCTTGCCAAGAATCTAG
- the fgf19 gene encoding fibroblast growth factor 19 — protein sequence MLLFATTASAVTMFFSVGVLCMPLLDQAPHIAHGWGQVVRLRHLYAARPGLHLLISEDGQIHGSADQTLYSLLEIRPVDTGCVVIRGAATARFLCIEGDGTLYSSHSYSRDDCTFREQILPDGYNIYTSERHGALLSLGDHRQRLQGQDRGVPALAQFLPRISILDQTSYPDHSRQSAAETEEPMDTMDSFGKLSQIIHSPSFHER from the exons atgcTGCTGTTCGCCACCACTGCGTCCGCTGTCACTATGTTTTTTTCGGTTGGAGTTCTTTGCATGCCTCTGTTGGACCAAGCACCGCACATCGCCCACGGCTGGGGCCAGGTGGTGCGGCTCAGGCACCTGTACGCCGCCAGACCGGGATTGCACCTACTGATCAGTGAGGATGGACAGATCCACGGCTCTGCAGACCAAACTCTGTACA GCCTGCTGGAGATCCGTCCAGTGGATACAGGCTGTGTTGTCATCAGAGGAGCAGCAACCGCACGCTTTCTGTGCATAGAAGGCGATGGAACACTGTACTCATCG CACAGCTACAGCAGAGATGACTGTACCTTCAGAGAGCAGATCTTGCCGGACGGGTACAACATCTACACTTCAGAAAGACATGGAGCCTTGCTCAGTCTGGGAGATCACCGGCAGAGGCTGCAAGGTCAAGACCGAGGTGTCCCAGCTCTGGCCCAGTTCCTCCCCAGGATCAGCATCCTAGATCAGACCTCATATCCTGATCACTCAAGGCAGagtgcagcagaaacagaagaacctATGGACACAATGGACTCTTTTGGAAAGCTTTCTCAGATCATTCACAGTCCCAGTTTCCATGAGAGATGA